A DNA window from Lachancea thermotolerans CBS 6340 chromosome G complete sequence contains the following coding sequences:
- the GRX7 gene encoding glutathione-disulfide reductase GRX7 (similar to Saccharomyces cerevisiae YDL010W Hypothetical ORF or YBR014C uniprot|P38068 Saccharomyces cerevisiae YBR014C Hypothetical ORF), whose amino-acid sequence MLSKRNLRVFVFTGVLLVLIYFIIQNAHTTVTSGNSSLSGQTASGAVIHSKGNHKSSGEVDPSVDKEIQEIKNEVGIKGDDGASSGTDFTQEKEFDPAKEYQYILANRPMIVFSKSRCPFSKKLKDLLAKEFEFSPSYMVVELDKHEHGAELQKHIGSLTGRSTVPNVIINGVSRGGCDDFEKLQEKGELLSSLKTWCDKALTVSKKEKPSNN is encoded by the coding sequence ATGCTGTCCAAGAGAAACCTGAGAGTGTTCGTTTTCACAGGAGTGCTCCTCGTGTTGATATACTTTATCATCCAAAATGCGCACACTACTGTGACTTCGGGAAACAGCTCCTTGAGCGGTCAGACAGCCAGCGGGGCGGTGATCCACAGCAAGGGAAATCACAAGTCAAGTGGGGAGGTAGACCCAAGTGTTGACAAGGAAATCCAGGAGATAAAAAATGAGGTTGGGATCAAAGGAGATGACGGAGCTTCGTCCGGCACAGACTTCACCCAGGAGAAGGAGTTTGATCCTGCCAAAGAATACCAGTATATCCTCGCCAACAGGCCTATGATTGTTTTCTCCAAATCGCGCTGTCCGTTCAGCAAGAAACTCAAGGACCTGCTAGCGAAAGAGTTTGAGTTCAGCCCCAGCTACATGGttgtcgagctcgacaagCACGAGCATGGCGCggagcttcaaaagcacaTCGGCTCCTTGACGGGTCGCTCGACCGTTCCCAACGTTATCATAAACGGCGTCTCTAGAGGAGGTTGTGacgactttgaaaagctgcaggAAAAAGGTGAGCTGCTGAGCTCGCTCAAAACCTGGTGTGATAAAGCGCTAACCGTCTCCAAAAAGGAGAAGCCCTCTAACAACTAG